The DNA sequence GCGGGCGGCGGCGGTGCCACCTTCTTCAAGCTCACCAGCCATGCAGTGCAGGCGTATCTGCTGGCCGGTCAGGGCGCCCCGGCCCGTGCCGTCACGGCCGCCGAGCGGCTGAGCGCCGAGTGCGACAAGCACGGGGAGCTGTGGATGCGGGCGTGGGGCGACTACTACCTGGGCCTGGCCCGGCTCGGCCTCGGGGACGCCGAGTCCGCCGCCGACTGCGCGCGGGCCGCCCTCGCCGCCAAGTGGCGCATCCACGACCACCTCGGCACCGCCGCGGCCGTCGATCTCCTGGTGTGCGTCGAGGCCGCGCGCGGGCGGCCCGAGCGCGCCGCCCGTCTGCTCGGAGCCGCCGCCGAGCTGTGGCGCCGGGTGGGGCTCGCGCGGTTCGGGGACGCCGAGGCCACCGTCTTCCAGCGGGAGCAGCGGCGCAGGCTCCGCGGGGAACTGGGTGACGCGCGGTTCGGCCGCCTCCTCGGCGAGGGCCTGGCCCTGGACACCTCCGAGACCGTGGCGTTCGCCCTCGCCGAGGTGCCGGAGGCCGGGCCCTGAGCCCGCCCCGGCGCGAACCGCCCCTGGGGTCACCCCGCGTGCGCCCCGGGTCGTGCGCACTCCCCCCGCTCACCCGATCGAGCGACACCCTTTCCCTGACGGGGCTGTTGAGGGGGTTGTACCGTCCCACCGTGCTACCGCGGAGCTCGGCACGGCCCAAGCAACCACGACGACCGCACACGACTGCCGAGGTGAGCAGCCGCCATGAGTGAGCCCTGGCAACAGGACATCCTGCGCCGCCGACCAGCGCTCCCCGTGTCGCGCCGCACGGGGTGGTCCTCGCGCAGCCGCGTCCTCGCCGGACACACCGTCGTGGAGCTGCGCGGGGAGATCGACCTCGACGCCGACGCCGAACTCCGCCTCTATCTGGACGGGATGACCTGTCGGCCGTTCGTCCGCCTCGTGGTCGACCTGCGCCCGGTGACGTTCATCGACTGCGTCGGCCTCTCCCTCCTCGTCCGGGCCCATCGACGGGTGCGGGAGCGCGCGGGCAGGCTCCTGCTCGTGGGCAGCGACCCGCTGCTGCTGCGGACGCTGCGCATCACCGGCCTCGACCGGCCGCTGCCGGCCCACCCCACCCTCGACCACGCGCTGGCCGCGGGTGAGGCGTCGCCGCCTGCCGTCGAGGACGTCATGGGCGCCACCGGGAGCGAGGGGCCGTCCGTGGTGTCCCAGGGGTACGGCGAGACTCCTCAGGACCCGACCGTGTGATCCGGTGGGGTGCGTCGCCGCACCCCACCCACAACAACGTCCCCGGATGACACCGGTGCCACTGTGGGCCCGTTCATCCCTTTCGGCACTCCAGAAATCGCACAAGGAGTCGCCTTGATTCCCGGGAATAACGCGGTACAAGAAAAGGCTTTCGCCGCTACACTCGCTCACCTGGATATCCGGCTTGGGGATTTCGGGGGAGGATCACACATGGCCGATGATCCACGCTCACAAGATTCGACCGCACGGCAAGGACGCCGTCGCCCATGGGCGCGGGAAGTCCCGCCGGAGGCCGCGGAAGCCATCGTCGGAGTTCTGCAACTCCTCGGCGGCGTCGCGATCAAAATCGCTCAAGTGCCGCGCCCGTTGCAGCTCAAGAAGCTCACCTTCGACGAGGTCGTCCGCTATTTCGTGGAGGAGCGTCCGGACGTGCCTCAGGTGCACCACGGCGCTCTCCTCACCCGGCAGGGGCTTTCCTACGGATTCCCCTGCCTCCAGGTGTTCGTCGACCGCGACAACAAGCCCTGCCTGCAGCCCTCCGGGGAGCCGTACGGCAGGTTCATGGTGGCGAGGGAGCTGGACGGTGAACTCCGGGGGATGTTCGGCGGCCGGGAACTCATCATCTTCGAGTAGCACCGCACCCGGGGGCGGGGCAGTACGGGAGGAATCGATGGGGAAATGGGCGGCCGCGGCCGCCGGATTGGCCGTCGCGGTGCCGTTGCTCGTCGCGGTGTTCCGTGCGCGCAGGAGGAGGAAGCGACGGGAAACAGAGATCGACCAAGCGGAGCTGAACCGCTGGTTCCGGCGTCACCGCTGATACCGGGGCGGCCCCGCACGACGAGTTTCGTAGCCACATACGAACGACAACACGTAGCCACACACGAACGACAACAGCAGAGAAACGAACAGCATCGGGGGGAAAGACACCAATGGATCCACTCTCCCTCATCGCCGCGATCGCCTTCTTCGGCTATATCGCGGTGGTGATCGTCTCCATCACCGTGGAAATCATCACGGAATGGTTCCGGGCGCGCGGCAAGATCAAGGCGGACAACGCCAACGCGATCGCCTTCTCGCTCGCCGAGCGCATCGCCAACAAGGACTACGCGAAGGTGGGCGGGGTGTTCGACAAGACCCCGGCGGCCGCGACGACGCGGGTCGTACAGGGCTTCTTCGACGAGCGGACCGGTCGGGTGATCGAGGCACGGGCGCTCGCCAGCACCCGTCAGCCCGGTGCCGACGTGGTGCGCCACCACGCGGCGGGCCGCGGACTCGTCGTCTACACCTGAGGGGCTGCGGTGGAACCCATCAGCCTCCTCCTGCTCCTGATGGCGGGAGGCTTCGCCGCCGGAGCCGTCATCGCCCTGGTGACCTGGGACATGGTGGACAACTGGATCTCCGCGCGGGCCGTGCGGGGCGGCTATGCGGAGATCCTGTCCGAGCGCCTCACCACCGGCGACTACCACATCGTCGCAGGCATCTTCAGCCCGTACGGCGTCAGGGCGGCGACCCAGGTCTGGGACGCCCACGCCCTCGACCCCGAACTCGCCCGCAGGCTCCGCACGTCGAGGGGTGTGATCCGTGTCCAGACATGAGCGCGGCCTCGAAGAGCACGGCACGGACAACGGCTCCTGGTCCACGCCCCGGCTCTTCCTGAGCGGATTCCCCGCGGACGTTCCGGACCGGGAGCTGGTGAAGTTCAGGGTGCGTCTGTTCGCCATGCTCGGCGAGATCGTCAACCACTACCGGCCCGACCCCTTCACCCTGAGCGCCGGATACGGCACGCTGCCGCCGCGCCCCGGCCAGGAGCCCGCGCGGTGGCCCGCGGAGGAGGAGCCGCAGACACCCGCGTTCTCCACGGTCGATCCGCTGTACACCTTCGACCAGCTGGTCCTGCCCGAGGAGACGGTCGACAGGCTGCTCGACTGCGTCTCGCTCGTCGAGGTGGCCCCGCTCGTCTTCGACACCTGGAACCTGCGCTCGATCGAGCCCCATCCGTCCACGGCGGTCAACTTCCGGGGCCCGCCCGGCACCGGCAAGACCATGGCCGCCCACGCCATCGCGCACCGGCTCGGCCGGCGCATCCTCAGCTGCCGCCTCTCGGACCTGGAGAGCAAGTACCACGGCGACGGTCCCAAGAACCTCGCCGCGCTGTTCGCCGCGGCCAAGGAGCAGCACGCGGTCCTCTTCGTCGACGAGGCCGAGTCGCTGCTCTCGCGCCGGTTCGCCCAGCCCCAGCAGGCCGCCGAGAGCGCCATCAACTCCATGCGGACCGAGCTCCTCATGGCGCTCGACACCTTCCAGGGCCTGGTGATCTTCGCGAGCAACCTGCCGCACAGCTACGACGCGGCCGTCGAATCCCGGCTGCTGCACGTCGACTTCGTCCTGCCCGACCACGCGGCCCGGCGCCGGATCTGGCAGACCCATCTGCCCGCCGAGCTGCCCGTGCACGACGACGTCTCGCTGGAGGAGCTGGCCGACGTCGGCGACGTCTCGGGCCGGGACATCAAGCTGGCGGTCATCCTCGCCGCGGTCGGCACGGCCCGTCGCCGCCAGGACGCCGTCACCCGGGACAGCCTGCTCACCGCCCTCAAGGAACAGCGCACTCCCCCGCCCTCGCCACCGGCGCCGGACGAGTCGGGTGCCGAACTCTCCGACGAGGGCAAGCGGTCGGTCGCCGAACAGCTGCGCCGACGCCTCGCGGACGCGAAGGCCGACAGCGGCGCGGGGCACGAGGGCGCGAGCGGCACGGACGGAGGTGACGCGGAGACCCCGGCCTGAGCCGGGCCGGGACACATATGCGCACGACGGCCCGCGGGCCCGGCCGGACCCGCGGGCTCAGCCGTTGTCCTCCTCGGGGTCGTCCGGCGTGAGCGAGGGGCCCAGGTACAGCAGGCGGTTGGGCGAGCCGGGGCCGACCGTGAGGACGTCGGGCGTGGCAGCGTCGATGATCCGCTGCTTGAGGACGGCCGGGGTGCTCGCCGCGTCGTCGTCCAGGGCGAGCAGGACGGCCCCGGTGGTGTAGGGAGCGGCGAAGGACGTGCCGTTGACCGTGGCGGACCCGCCGCCCATCCGCGCGGCGAGGACCTGGTGCCCGGGGGCGTAGAGGCTCACGCAGCGGCCGTAGTTGCTGGTGGCGGACTGGATGTCGCCGCGCGTGCTGTTGCCGACCGCCAGGACGCTCGCCGCGCGCGCGGGCGAGCGAAGGCAGGCGTTGCCGCCCTGGTTGCCCGCGGCGGCGACGGTCAGGATGCCGTGGTCCTTCGCGAGCTTGTCGACGGCCGCGTCGGTGGTCGGGAACAGCGGCGAGCTGAGCGAGGAGTTCACCACCGCCGCCGGGACCGCGTTCTTCGCGACCCACTCGTAGCCCGCGAGCAGGCCCTCGCTGGTGCCCCTGTTCTCGCAGTTGAGAACCCGCACCGACACCAGTCTGGCCTTCCGCGCCACCCCGTGGACGGCACCGCCCGCGAGGGAGGCGACGCTGGTGCCGTGGCCGTAACAGTCCTTGCCGTCACCGCCGAAGGCGTCGTAGCCCAGCGTCGCCCGGCCCTCGAAGTCCGCGTGGTCGAAGTCGATGCCGCTGTCGAGGATGTACGCGGTCGTGCCCTCGCCGTCCTCACCGGGTGTGAAGGTTCCGTCGAGCGGCAGCCGGCGCTGGTCGATCCGGTCCAGGCCCCACGACGCGGTGGGGTCCGCCACGCGTCTCCAGGTCGTGCTGCGCGGGCCGGAGATGATGCCGACCTGCTCCACCGCCGCCACGCCCGGAAGGCGCCGTACGGTGCGCAGCTGCCGCGGGGTCAGGTCGGCGGAGAAGCCGTTGAGCACCTCGCGGAAGGTCTGCCGCACCGGGAGGCGCCACTGCTCCGCCGCGCGGTCGGACGGCACGCTCGGATCCAGAGTGACGATGTACCGGCCGGGCAGGGCGTGGTCCGCCTCGTGCAGGGGGGCGGGTGCCCGCTGTCCGGCCGTCGCCCCGGGGGCGGTCACGAGGCCGGTCGCGAGGGCTGCGGTGGCGAGGGCGGTGGCGGCGACGCGCCGGGGTGGTCGGGGCATGAGGTGCTCCAGGTGAGGGGGCTGGTGCGGACCGCACGGCCGACAGGCCGCTCTGTATCTCTCACCGGGGCGCGCCCGGGTCTACCCGCCATCCCTCCGATGGCGCACGCCCCCTTGGCCCACAGGGCGGCAGCGCCCTGCGCCACGCGTGCGACCGAGGAGCGGGACGGGCGCCCGTACGGCCAGGAGCGGGATCCGGCCTTGCTGGGGCGGGCATCGACAGGGGCGTCGGCGGGGTCTCGCGCACGGCCGCGAACGGGCGGCGGCCGTCCTCGGCGCCCGTACCGCCGACGATCGCGGGCGCAGCGCCCTGCACGACGAGCCGCGCCACATCCGGCACGCGGCGCTGACCGACCCGTCCGACGGCTGAGCGCCCTGCCGCGCCTCCGCGACGCACGGTGCCTTTGGGGTGACACCCCCGGGATCCCCGCCGCTCCCGGGGCCCGGCCCTTTAAGATTCCACCGTTCCGCCGCACAGCCAGGAGGTGCCGATGTCCGCACCGGAGAAGCCCCGCCTGCTGGTCTCCTTCGACCAGTACCTGCCGTATGTGTCCTCCGAGCAGACCGGAGCACTGTGGAAGCTGGCGGAGGAGCGGCGGCAGCTCGACGCCAACCTCATCAGACTGCCTCCCGACGGCGGTGTGGCGGCCCATGTGGAGCACGCCCTGGACGTCCTCCTGCTCGTCGTCGCGGGCGACGGCCAGCTGGACTCCGACGGCGAGCAGCTCGCCCTTGCCGCCGGGTCCGTGGTGTGGCTGCCGCGCTCGTCCCGGCGCGCGCTCGGCGCCGGGGCACACGGCCTGGTCTATCTGACCGTGCACACGCGCCGCCCCGGCATGAGCGTCGTCGGCACCGCGGCCTCGGCCGTCACCGTACGCGAGGGCGGCGAGGCCCCGTGCTCCCTGGACCGGGTCTGCCCGGAGTGCGGCACGATGCGGGCCGAGCCGGGGGCGCCCTTCTGCGCGTGGTGCGGCGAGCGGGTGTCCGCCGCGGGCTGATTCCGGTTCCGGCACACGGCTCAGGACTGCTCCGGCAGGTCGGCCGGGGTGCGGCCCAGGACGAGCTGGTCGAAGAGGGCGCCGCCGCCGATGGTGCGCAGGCTGAGGCTCCGGACGCGGAAGTCGGCCTGGGTGCGGGTGAGTTCCCACAGGTCCAGGCGTACGGTCGTCCAGGCTCGCGGTGGGGTGGGGAAGTTGACCTGGGCCAGGACCGCGGCGTCCGGCCAGGTGGAGGAGCCGGCGAGGACCACCACGGCGGGGGCGTTCCAGGCGAGGCCGAGCCGCAGGCCCATGACGCTCGTGGCGGACCCGGTCGCCTTCCAGGCGAACTGGAAGTACCGGTACTGGCCCGGCTCGGGGTGCTCCGCGATCTGGAAGTCCCACTCGGGGATCACATGGCCGAACGGCGCGAAGTACTGGGGGTGCGCGACGGCTTCCGAGACGCCGTCGGTGACGTCGAGGCGGACGCAGGTGCCTCCCTCGGGGCGGGCGTCGCCCCGCTGGAACGAGAGCGCACCGTGGAAGAGCGTCCGCAGATCGCTCTCCCGGTCCTCGAAGAGGGTCGCCCGGCACTGCTTGTCGATGACGTCCCGGTGGGAGTTGCCCAGGACCGCGCCGTGGAAGGCCAGTTCACCCATGCGGAGGTTGCCCACGGGCCAGGCGCTGCCGCCGGTCGTCACGAACCGGAACCAGGACGCCACCAGCGGCGTGGTGAACAGGTGCGTGTGCACGGCTCGGTCGGACAGGAGCATCGGCCCGTCGACCCAGCGTCCGGCGCGGGTGTCCCACCACTGGAGCCGGACGTCGCGCAGCCATGACTCGGGGTGCGCGGGGTCCTCGGCGATCGTGACGCCGTCGAGGCGCAGCAGGGTCCGGTAGGTGTCGACGGTCAGCTCGAACTTGCCGTGCCAGCCGCTGTCCACGGAGTTGATGACCCACCAGGGCAGCCAGGGCCTCGCGGGCGCCGTGCCGCTGCCGTCGAGCAGGATGGCGGTGTCGTTCTGCTGCGAGAGGTAGATCTCCTGGTCCCGGTCGAGGAGCCGGGTGCGGAAGACGACTCCCGTCCGTTTGAGCAGGTTGTCCGTCAGAGGGTGCGGGGTGGCGGCGGAGTTGCCCCAGGTGCGGCGCACCAGCGGGGTCGGGTCCGGGGCCCGCAGTCTGGGCCGGATGTCCTGCTCGGTCGGGGTGAGCCTGCTCTGCCAGCGCGGCCGCAGGTCGGGGCGGTAGCGGACGACGGTGCCCATCCAGGTCGCGGCGAGGAGGTCGCCGCCGGGCAGCCAGGCCGGGACCGGCAGCGCCTTCAGGTCGGCCGTGCCGACGACGGCGCCCTGACGGGTCAGGACGGCCAGGGTGCCCAGCTCGCTGCCGACGGCGACACGGGTGCCGTCGGGCGAGACTCGGGGGCGGCGCAGCAGGTCGTCGCCGGTGTACGTCCACAGGAGCCCGCCGTCGGCGCCGAAGACCTTCAGCTGCCGGTCCTTGGTGACGGCGATGAGGGATCCGTCGCCGGAGACAGAGACCTCGTCGGCGGCGGCCGGGACGGTGTTGCGCAGGGCTCCGCCCCGGATGACGTAGAGTCGGCCGCCCTCGGTGTCCGACCAGATCACGACGGTGCTCCGGTCGCGGCTGACCACGCCGCCGCCGAAGGCGCCGATGTCGGCGACGTGCAGCGACCACAGCGTCGCCCCGTCCGCCGCCGCGAGACCGGTGATCCGGCCGCCCGCGAAGGTGATCAGGGTGGCGTTGTCGGCGGCGAGGAGCCGCAGCGGTGCGCGCCGGTGCTCGGCCCACCACTGGTGCGCCCAGCGCTCGGCGCCGGAGCTGTCCCAGAGGGCCAGGCCGAGATCGCCGCAGGTGGCGACCCAGGAGCCGTCGGGTGCCACGGCGAAGTTGTTCAGGCCGAGGTCGTAGCCCCATTCGCCGCGCGCCCAGTTGGTGGCCCGCTTGGGCAGCCCGAACAGGGCGAAACGGCGCCGGGCCGTGCCCGACGCCGGGTCCAGGAGGTACAGGTGGTAGCCCTCGGCGCTGAGCACGTCGAAGCCCTGCGCGGCGAACCCGCCCGCGTGGGCGACGGGACCGTAGGCGAAGTGGTGCCCGACGCGCTGCCGCCAGGTCGTGCGGCCGGTGGCGAGGTCGATGCCGTGGACGTTGTGGTCCCAGTTGAAGGTGGTGAGCGCCGCGCTCCTGCCGTCCGCCGCGACGGCGATGTCGCGGACGTGCGGGCCGAAGGCGTCCTCTGACGCCGTCGGCAGCGGGCCGTGCACCACCGGTACGACGGCGTAGAGCCTGCCGGGCACGGAGCGCAGGTCGGCGGTGAACTCGTCGCCGAGCAGCGTGGTGACGGGCTTGCCGGTGAGCAGGTCGACCACCTGATGCAGCAGGGGCAGGCGCACCTTGATCCTGGCCATGACGGGGATCCGGTGGGCGCACAGCAGGCCCACGCGCCAGGCGAGGCCCGGCTCCCAGTCGAGCAGGGTGTTGTTGACGACCCAGAGGTAGCGGACGCCGCCCGCGGTCCATTCGCTGAGGTGCACTTCCGGGTTGTCGACGCACTCGGAGGAGGGCGTCACGGCGCTCAGTGCGGTGCGCAGCGTGGCGGCCTGCTCCAGGAAGAGCGTGCGCAGTGCCGCGTAGGCGGCGTCGTTGTTCTGGATGGGCTGCTGGTAGGCGTCCTTGTTCTGCTGCTGGGTCTTCTCCACGTGGTCGAAGCCGATGGGGAGCCGGGTGGAGCCGGTGACCCGGTCCGGGTGGCAGGTGGCGTCGGCGAACACCGGTACGCCGGCTGCCGCGACGGCCGCCGCCAGGGGCGGGTCGAGCTCCACGGTCTGGCCCACGACGAGCACCGCCTGGTAGCGGCTCAGCACCTCGGCGTCGGCGTCCTCGGCGCACACGAAGGACGCCGGGCGCTGCGCGTACAAGCACGCGCAGTACGCCTCGTAGAGCCGCTGGAAGTAGACGCCCGCGTACTGCCCTTCGTTGAACTCGATGCGCTGCATGCGGGTGGACACGACGATGGCGACGGGGTCGGTGCTCCGCGCCCCCGCGGTGACCGGGCCGAGGCGGGCGCACAGGTCGAACAGGGCGCGCAGGACGGAGGTCTTGCCCGCGCTGCCGCTGCGCGGGTCGCCCGGGACGCCGCCGCTGCCGCCTGCGCGCTCGTCCTGGGCGTCGGCTCCCTCCAGGTGCTCGGCCCCGATGTCGGTGACCATGCCCGTGCCGTGCGCGCCTCGCATCACCTGCTGGAGGAGCGTCGGCATGATCATTCCGCCGGTGCCGTCGTCGTTCCCCAGCTCGGGGTGGCCCCAGGCGGGTCGGCCCGGTCGGCGGTAGAAGTCGACCATGTGCCGGGTGACCAGCGGTGCCTGGATCTGCTCCGCCTGGAAGTGCAGGTCGACCTCGTCGGCGCCGGTGAACACGAGCTGCGGCGGGGCCTGCCGTTCGCGGTAGGGGCCGGTGATCGCGCCGACGCCGTTCGGCATGAGCGACTTCAGGACGGTGCGGAAGTGGTCCGCGGCCGCGCGCTTGTGGGCGAAGGTCCGGTCGCTGACGGTGTCCAGGACGGCCGACCAGGCTCCGTTCGCCGTCTGCGCCTGGGCCAGGGCCTTTCGGTAGGCGGCCAGCTCGGCGGGGTCCTTCGCGGCGGCCTCGCCGATGGCGCCCGCCCACTGCCACCAGTTGGCGCCCCAGGTCCAGCCCCTGAAGGCGGCGTACGGCAGGAACTTCTCGGTGACCGCCGTCAGGTCGGCGTCGAGCTGCGGCAGGGTCCGGCGTTCGAAGTTCTTCGGGGTGCCCTTGGGGAGGAAGGGCACGTAGGCGTCGTTCGCCAGCAGGATGGCCTGGGTCTCCATCCCGTACGCGCCATAGGCGGCGACGGCGCGGCGGCGCGGGTCCTCGACCAGGGCCTTGGCGGGGGCGACGCCGTCGCGGGCCTGCGTCAGACGAGCCACCAGGTCGAGGCCGATGCCCTGGTGGATGCCCTGGTCGGCGCGGACCTCCCCGTAGGCGCCGGGCTCGGCGCGGTCCACGAAGAGGTTGATGCCGAGCGTGCGCGCCCGCGCCACGTACGCCGCGGTCGTCTCCGGCGCGTCCCTGAACTCCGGCAGGTCGCCGCCCCCGCGGACCTGGTGCGTCGCCCGGGGGTCCGCCGGGAAGCCCTGGGCGTAGATGTCGCCGTACTGCGTGATGTGGTAGCCGGGCCGCTCGGCGAGGCCCGGTCCGATCTCCAGGTGCTGCGGGGCGACGGTGAAGCCCTGAACGTCGGCGTCGAGCAGGTGCCGGCCCGGTTCCAGGCCACGGGTGACGTCCGCGCCGAAGGCCAGCGTGCCGGTGCCGTCCGATCCCAGGGTGACGACCTGCGCGGCGACCTCCTGGCCTGCGCGCAGGAGCCGGACGCGGACGGACGCGGGCAGTTGCGTCCCCGCCGCCGCCCGGGCGCAGACCGTGATCTTCTCGGCGGACGCGCCCTCGGTGCTGCCGAGCGGTTCGCCCCGGCCGTAGTGGAAGCGGTTCGACGGGGTCCAGATCGACACCGTGCCGCGTGCGTTCGGCTGACGCACCTCGACGATGCCGTCGACGGCGTACTCGCTGTAGCGGCCGTCGGTGTCGGCCGTCACCCGCAGCTGGTACAGGCCCCGGGCGTCGGCGGGCGGGGTGACTCCACCGGCGGTGAGCGGCAGTTCGGTGAACTCCGGTACGCCGAGGGGCCGCAGCCACACCTTGAGACGGGGCCTGCTCGGCCAGCGCCCCGGGTCGTGGGCGATGGTCAGCGGCATCCGCGCCCCGGCCGTCCAGACGTCCGCGTCGTACGTCACCGTCAGCCGCTCGACGTCGGCGGAGGTCCGGGCGATCAGTGCCCCGGTGTCCAGGTCGTAGCGCTCGAAGAGGGTCACGTGGTCCCGGCGCGCGAGCGGGGTCACCTGGTCCGAGCGGCGGACGAGGAACTCCCTGCCGCGGACCCTGAGGTCCGTGACGTCGTGGTCGGTGTCGGGCAGGGCGAGGACGCGGGTGCCGGTCCTGGTCCCGTCGAGGTCGTGGATCTGTACCTCGCGGCCGCCGGTCAGGACGTAGAGGTGGCCGTCGTCGGACACGTCGTAGCCGCTGAGGACAAAGCCGACGGGCTTGGCCCGCACCGGGTTCCCCACGGGCGTGCCGTCGAACGTGCACATCCGGATCACCCCGGACTGCCACGCGGTGACGAGCAGCCCCCGCTCCTCCGCCACGCGCAGGCCGACCGTCTGTCTGCGGTCCGTGGGGTCGCTGCTCAACCGGCTCAGGTCGATGGTGTCCACCACCATCCCGCCCGGCCTGGCCGGATTCAGCCGAAGCACCCGCAGGGCGTGCTGGTCCATCGCGTAGAAGTCGCCGGACGGGCCCGCTTCCACCGCGGGAGGGGCGAAGTAGCCGTCCGTGTCGTTGACCGTGAACTCGTCGAAGGTGCCGAGGGGGCGGAAGTCGGCGTCCCAGAACGCCACCCGGTGGTTGAAGTGGTGCTCCGCGGTGGCGATCGTGCCCGCGCCGTTGGCCGTCACCGCGAGCAGCGAGTTCCCCGCCTTGCCCACGCGGGTGGTCGATCCGTCCGGGGCGAGCCGCAGGACCACGCTGGCGGGGAAGGCGGAGCTCGCCACGTACACGTTCCCGTCCCTGCCGATGCCGAGGCGGGCCGCCCACGGCTCGAACTTCGGGTCGTGCCGGGGAATGATCTGCTGCAGCGTCCTCGTCGTTCCCACGCGGCCTACCCCCTTGTGGTCGCCCCGCATGCGGCACCCCCGTGGTGGTTGCCGGGGATATCGATCAGGCTCGCATGGGGCGATCGGGGCCGTTGTCACCCGATGGGGTGACGTTGCAAGTTGGCCGATATTGCGCGCGGCAGTACGACTGCTCTTGCGCGCGGCGGTACGACGGCCCGGAGGCGGCCCCGGTGGGCCGCCTCCGGGCGGGTCACGTGGGCCCGGGCGTCAGGGCTTCGGGGCGGGTGTGGCCGGGCAGGTGGCATCGCGTGCCGGCAGCTTGCCGGTGAGCAGGTAGCGGCTGCCGTGCTTGTCGACGCAGGAGTTGGCGTCGAACAGGAACTGGCCGTGGTTGCCGCCGCCCGCGACGACCAGGCGCGAGCCCTTCAGGGCCGTGTGCATCCGGCGCGCGCCCGCCAGCGGCGTCGCCGCGTCGTCCTTGGCCTGGAGCAGCAGCGGGGGCGGCACCTTCACCGCACCGATCTTCACCGGCGTTGTGGGCCTGGCCTTCCAGAACGCGCAGGGGGCGCTGTACCAGGTGTTCAGCCAGCCGAACAGGGGCGCCTTGCGGGCCGAGGCGCGCGTGTCCGCGCGCCAGGTCTTCCAGTCCCGGGGCCAGGGGTCGTCCACGCACGAGTAGGCGAGCATGGCCGGGTTGACTCCGCCTTCGGCGAGCTGGTCGGTGGCCGAGAGCAGCCCGCCCGCGTCGCCGCGCCGGTAGTCGGACACGGACCGCGCCAGGTCGCCCCACATCAGGTCGGTGTACATGGCGGAGGCCAGCAGGTCGTCCAACTCGGCGCTCCCGGCCCGCCCTCCGGCCGGCCGGGCGTCGAGCTTCTTGCGGGTCGCTTCCCAGGCGGCGGCCACCTTCGCGCGACTGGTGCCCAGGTGGTAGGTGCGGTCGTGCTCGGCGGTCCAGGCGAAGAACTGCTCGGCGCGGTGCTGCAGCGCGGTGTTCTGCTGGAACTGGGACGTGTAGGAGCTCGCGGTCGGGTCCATCACGCTGTCCAGGACCATCCGCCCGGTGCGCTTCGGGAAGAGCGTCGCGTACGTGGCCCCGAGGCGGGTGCCGTACGAGTAGCCGAGGTAGTCGAGCTTGGACTTGCCGAGCGCGGCCCGGATGCGGTCCATGTCCCGGGCTGCGTTCTCGGTGGTCATGTGCGGCAGGAGGGCGCGGGAGTGCTTCTGGCACTGCTCGGCGACCTTGCGGGCGACGGTCAGCCGCTTCTTCTCCTGGCCGGCGTTCGCGGGCGTGTAGGGAAGGGCCGGGTGCTTGGTGAGCTTGCCGGTGTCGCCGCAGGAGACCGGGGTGCTGGCGCCGATGCCGCGCGGGTCGAAGCTGACGACGTTGTACTTCTCCGCGACCTTCTGGGGCAGCGAGCTCCACACCAGCTTGGCGACGCCGATGCCGGACTCGCCGGGGCCTCCCGGGTTGACCACGAGGGTGCGCGGGGCGTTGCCCGCGCCCGCGATGGACAGCGTCAGCTTGATCTGGCGGCCGTCCGGCTTCTTGTGGTCGAGCGGCACCTTGAGCGTGGAGCAGTAGGTGCCGCGCGGCGCGTCGGTCCCGGCGGGACAGGTGCCCCAGCGCGGTCCTGCCGCCGGGGCCGCGGCGTGCGCCGTCGCGGGCATCCCCACGGCGAGCAGGCTCAGGGCCCCGGCGACGGCGGCGGTGCCGCCGACGATGCGCTTCGGTCTCATGTGCTGTCTTCCCGTCAACTCGATGGCTCTCGGCAGGGAGGACGGTGGAAACAGGTGCCGGG is a window from the Streptomyces spectabilis genome containing:
- a CDS encoding alpha/beta hydrolase, with product MRPKRIVGGTAAVAGALSLLAVGMPATAHAAAPAAGPRWGTCPAGTDAPRGTYCSTLKVPLDHKKPDGRQIKLTLSIAGAGNAPRTLVVNPGGPGESGIGVAKLVWSSLPQKVAEKYNVVSFDPRGIGASTPVSCGDTGKLTKHPALPYTPANAGQEKKRLTVARKVAEQCQKHSRALLPHMTTENAARDMDRIRAALGKSKLDYLGYSYGTRLGATYATLFPKRTGRMVLDSVMDPTASSYTSQFQQNTALQHRAEQFFAWTAEHDRTYHLGTSRAKVAAAWEATRKKLDARPAGGRAGSAELDDLLASAMYTDLMWGDLARSVSDYRRGDAGGLLSATDQLAEGGVNPAMLAYSCVDDPWPRDWKTWRADTRASARKAPLFGWLNTWYSAPCAFWKARPTTPVKIGAVKVPPPLLLQAKDDAATPLAGARRMHTALKGSRLVVAGGGNHGQFLFDANSCVDKHGSRYLLTGKLPARDATCPATPAPKP